The following are from one region of the Bactrocera oleae isolate idBacOlea1 chromosome 6, idBacOlea1, whole genome shotgun sequence genome:
- the LOC106624749 gene encoding carboxypeptidase B1, with amino-acid sequence MAVKVLALLALLCVALEFVAAGPYEGYKLYEIATETIAQRNALLALAQEDADKYDFLSLSRLHTQKARVLVAPAHDESFQAELRNKKIPFELKNTNFGRTIQTEVLQNHMLRQAKPYNGTGRLGTERYYSHEEINAYLDDLVARYPTRVYVRVVGKTYEGRILKTITITNGDGITGKNVIFMDGAFHAREWISPATVVYAIGELVENFEANAELLQDYDWVILPVVNADGYEYTQSSSSLRLWRKTRQPVTVNGVTCYGTDPNRNFGFHWMGKGASSNPCSEVYAGPSAFSEPEAVVVRDIMHTLSGRGIMYLTIHSFGNALFYPWGWGPELPDTWEDLDEVATAGADAIRDYSGTEYEVGSSTALYGEAAGASDDYAFSEGFTLAYTMELPDGGDSGFDPPPSDIDRLVKETWTGIRAMGMKITTKYPLPMTKTLS; translated from the exons ATGGCAGTGAAAGTTTTGGCCCTCTTGGCGCTTTTATGCGTAGCTCTTGAGTTCGTTGCGGCGGGCCCATATGAAGG CTACAAATTATACGAAATTGCAACGGAGACGATTGCTCAACGAAATGCACTACTCGCGCTTGCCCAGGAGGATGCCGATAAATATGACTTCCTCTCGCTGAGTCGTTTGCACACGCAAAAAGCTCGTGTGCTTGTAGCGCCTGCACATGATGAGAGTTTCCAAGCTGAGCTgcgcaataaaaaaataccatttgaattgaaaaacaccaatttcggACGTACCATTCAAACTGAAGTGTTGCAGAACCATATGCTACGTCAGGCGAAGCCATACAACGGCACCGGTCGTCTGGGTACCGAACGTTACTACTCACATGAAGAGATCAATGCTTACTTGGACGATTTGGTGGCACGTTATCCCACACGCGTATACGTACGAGTTGTGGGTAAGACCTATGAGGGACGCATACTGAAAACGATTACCATTACCAATGGCGATGGTATTACCGGCAAGAATGTGATCTTCATGGATGGCGCCTTTCATGCTCGCGAATGGATCTCACCAGCGACTGTAGTTTATGCTATTGGTGAATTGGTTGAGAATTTCGAAGCAAATGCTGAATTACTGCAAGATTACGATTGGGTTATATTACCGGTGGTGAATGCTGATGGCTATGAGTACACACAGTCGTCGAGTTCTCTTCGTTTATGGCGTAAGACACGTCAGCCGGTGACAGTAAATGGAGTCACATGCTATGGTACCGATCCAAACCGTAACTTCGGCTTCCATTGGATGGGCAAAGGTGCATCTTCGAATCCTTGCTCGGAAGTTTATGCTGGTCCGAGTGCATTCTCGGAACCGGAAGCGGTTGTCGTGCGTGATATTATGCACACGCTGAGCGGACGTGGTATTATGTATTTGACTATACACTCATTCGGCAATGCTCTCTTCTATCCATGGGGCTGGGGACC tgagTTACCCGACACTTGGGAGGACCTAGACGAGGTGGCAACGGCCGGCGCTGATGCTATACGTGACTATAGCGGCACCGAATATGAGGTAGGCTCCTCAACAGCACTTTATGGTGAAGCTGCTGGAGCCAGCGATGATTATGCTTTCAGCGAAGGTTTTACGCTAGCCTATACTATGGAGTTACCGGATGGTGGTGATAGCGGTTTCGATCCGCCGCCATCGGATATTGATCGGTTGGTGAAAGAGACTTGGACGGGCATACGTGCGATGGGTATGAAGATAACAACCAAGTATCCATTACCAATGACCAAAACACTTtcgtaa